The DNA region CGAGTGCGGGGTTGGCGGCTGTCATCCCGCGAAACAGCGTGACGACCACGTATCCGAATCCGGCCCAGCGCACACATTCACCCAGTACGCCGAGCGGTTTCAAGGCGTGGAATTTTCCGTAGAAGAAGAAATACTCGGCTTGGGTTGCAGCGGCATAATAGAGGAATGCGCGGCGTACCGCGTGTCCCGCCGTACCAGGCACGGCGAGTGTCAGCGGGAGGAACCACAATACGAATTGGGGCGAGCCGATCGGGCTGGCGAAGACGAACGTGGCCAGGAGTAACAGCCATGCACAGGGCCAACGGGCGTCACTTGGGGGCAGGCGACGGCGCGCGAACCACCAGGTGATGATGCCGGTGAGGACGAGCAATGTTGGCATCGTGTAGTGCGCTACAGCGTCTGGCCACGCGCCGCCCAACACGCGTGATCCCGCCGCATCGCGGGTCCAGAGGCCGATCGGGTGGACGAAGTCCCAGAGGGCGAGTCCGACGCTGTAAATACACTCAATCTGCAGCCCGCGTCCGGTGTGGTGGCCGAACAGCGCGCCGATGCCTCCCGGTGCCCACCACACGAGCGGCAAGAAACACGCGAGTGTGAGCATGGCGGCGATTGCCAACAGCCGCGGAATCTCCGCGCGACGGTGTTGCCATGCCGCGAGCAACGTGGCGGGAAAGACGATGCCGGGAAATATTTTCGCTAATGCGCCGCTAGTGATCCAGCCGGTGGCGGCCACGACGCGCGCGCGTTGCCACGCGGCAAGACCGGCGAGCAGCAGCGTCGCGGGAAAAAGATCGAAGCGTTGTGTAGTGAGTTGGCCGACGGCCGCCGCGGCGACGCCGCCGTAGGTCGCGAGGCGCGGCAGCGAGACTCGGTCCCCGTAGCCGCGCCGCATGCGCGCGGCGAGCCCAATGGCGATATACAACAGCGCGATCATCTCGAGAGCGAACAGGTCGTGATAGCGCTGCGGATCGGCGGTGAAGAGGCGTGGCAGCAGCATCGGCAGCAACGCGAGCGGGGGATATTCGTAGTGGAAGTCGCGATACGGCCACGCGGGCGTGCCGGTTGTGGGAATGCGATGCAACAAAATATTCGGCGCGTAATGCGTGCGGTGCGGGGCGCCGGCGCCGAGCATCAGGCTCGCATATTCGTAGTACAGCAATTCGTCTTCATGGCGCGAGAAGTAGAGGCGGAACTTCGGCCAGATTTTTTCGTGGAGCGGGGCGCCGTGTAATTCCGCACTGATGCCGTGCTTAGCGGTGTAGTCGTGACCGAGTCCGAAAAAAATCCCGAGCACGAGTAACGGCAGGCTGAACCCAATCACCTGCCCGATGTTGCGCCAGCCGCTGCGCCACATAGTTCTCGATAATTGCGCATGATCAGTCATATGTGTTCCCTCTCCGGGCAAGCGCCACAGGCGCGTTGAGGGGGAGGCTCCAGCGGCTGTGCCGTACCAAGGGGATGCGACGCCCGAGGCGGGGGACCCGCGTAGCGGGTCGCCGAGGAAGTGCCCGCAGCCGCAGGCGGAGGGTACGCGAGCCCCTGATTGACTTCACGGTTTGGCCCAGTTACACGAATCGCTATGCAGCACCAGTACAATCCACATGCGATCGAAGCGAAATGGCAGGCCTATTGGGAGGCGCACCAGACGTTTCGCACCCCGACCGATCCCGCGTTGCTGCGGCAACGCCCGAAATATTACATCCTCGATATGTTTCCGTATCCATCCGCAGCGGGACTGCACGTCGGGCATCCGGAAGGATATACCGCAACCGACGTGATCGCGCGGATGAAGCGGATGCAAGGCTTCAATGTTTTGCACCCGATGGGCTGGGACGCCTTCGGGTTGCCGGCGGAACGGGCCGCAGTACGCGAGAATCAGCATCCGGCGACGATCACGCAGCGCAACGTGGACAACTTCCGCCGCCAAATCAAACGCCTCGGATTCAGTTACGACTGGTCGCGCGAAGTCAGCACGGCGGATCCCGCGTATTACCGCTGGACGCAGTGGATCTTCCTGAAACTCTACGAGCGCGGACTCGCGTATATGGCCGAAGTCCCGGTCAATTGGTGTCCGGCGTTGGGGACCGTGTTGGCGAACGAAGAAGTAAAAGATGGTCGCTATGTCGAAACGGGCGATCCGGTCGAGCGACAACTGATGCAGCAGTGGATGCTCAAGATCACGGTCTACGCCGAGCGGTTGTTGGCGGACTTAGGCGAAGTCGATTGGCCCGAGGGCGTGAAGGAGATGCAGCGCAACTGGATCGGGAAATCGATCGGCGCCGACATCACGTTTACGATTGCGGATACGCCGCACACCTTTACGGTCTTTACGACGCGGCCCGATACGTTGTTCGGCTGCACGTATTGCGTGCTGGCGCCGGAACATCCGTTGGTGGCGCAAGTGACGACGCCGGCACAATGCAGCGCCGTCGAGGCGTACGTGGCGGCGAGTCGGCAGAAGACCGACTTGCAGCGCACGGATTTAGCGCGTGACAAGACTGGCGTCTTTACTGGCGCGTATGCCGTGCATCCGGTGACAGGAGCGCCGCTCCCGTTGTGGGTCGCCGATTATGTGCTGCTGAGTTACGGGAGTGGCGCGATCATGGCGGTCCCGGCGCACGACGATCGCGATCACGCGTTCGCGACCCGCTTTGGCTTGCCGATCGTCGAAGTGATCACCGGCGGCAAGCAATCGGTGCAGGAGGCTGCGCATCCGGGCGACGGGGTCGCGATCCATTCCCAATTCCTCGACGGTCTGCCGGTCGCGGCTGCGCAACAAAAAATGATCGAATGGTTGGAGGCGCATCGCAAGGGGCAGGCACGCGTCCACTATCGGCTGCGCGATTGGCTCTTTTCCCGCCAACGCTATTGGGGCGAACCGTTTCCGATCCTGCACGCTGCCGACGGCACTTTGATTCCGGTCGCCCCGGAGGATTTGCCGGTCGCGTTGCCGCCGGTCGACGAATATCGGCCCACGGCGGACGGCCAACCGCCGCTGGCCCGCGCGGATGGCGCGTGGCGCCAAGTCGCGCTGCCGGATGGTCGCGTCGCTTTGCGCGAAACGAACACGATGCCGCAATGGGCCGGCTCGTGTTGGTACTATCTCCGCTTCCTTGATCCGCAGAATACGTCGGCGCCGTGGTCGGCGGAGGCCGAGCAATATTGGATGCCGGTGGATTTGTATGTCGGCGGAGTGGAGCACGCAGTGTTGCATTTGTTGTACGCACGTTTTTGGCACAAGGTCTTGTACGATTGCGGTCTGGTCCACACCAAAGAGCCGTTTCAGAAATTGTTCAATCAAGGGATGATCCTCGCGTACAGCTATCGCGACGCGAAGGGGAAATATTATCATCCACGTGACGTGGAGCAGCGCGACAATCGCCCGGTATTGCGCACGTCCGGCGAGCCGCTGGAGGCGCAAATCGAAAAGATGTCGAAGTCGAAGCAAAACGTCGTCAGTCCGGATGAAGTGATCGACCAATACGGCGCGGACGCGATGCGACTGTACGAACTCTTTATGGGGCCGTTGGAACAAGTGAAGCCGTGGCAGATGGACGGCGTCGAAGGCGTGAATCGATTTCTCGGACGCGTCTGGCGGTTGATCGTGGATGAACGGACCGGTGCACTGGCCGAACGGCTCGTCGATTCCCCGAGTGCAAGCGCACCGGCGTTGTGGAAAGTGTTGCACCAAACGATCCAAAAGGTCACGGACGATACGGCGCAGCTCCGCTTCAATACCGCGATCGCGCAAATGATGATCTTCCTGAATGCCGCGAGCGGCGTGGAACGGATTCCGCGCGAGATCGCGAAAGACTTTGTTCGGTTGGTCGCGCCGTATGCGCCGCATCTGGCGGAAGAGTTGTGGGAACGTTTGGGCGAGGCGACGTCGATCGCGCACGCCCCGTGGCCGGTGTCGGATGCGGCGCTCTGCGCCGACGAACGGATGACGATCGTGGTGCAAGTGAACGGGCGGCGGCGCGACGCGATTGCCGTGGAAAAGACCGCGACCGCGGACGACGTCCGACGGCTCGCGATGACCGAAAAAGTCACACTCGCTATCGGCGGAGCGGCGATCGCACGCGTGGTGTATGTGCCGAACCGCATCGTCAATATTGTGCTGCAATGATCACGCTCTCGGAACTCGATCAACAATTACGACGTGGCGACATTGCGCCGCTCTATCTCGTCGTCGGCGCGGAGGCGTATTTGCGCCGAACCGCCGTGCAGCGGATTGCGCAAGCCTTGGCGAAGGCGGCGGGGAGCGTCGTCACGCCGCAACGCTTCGACGCGAGCGCGTTGACGGCGACGGAGCTGGTGGCGCGGGCGCAGAGCGACGACTTGTTCGCGGCGCGCCAACTGTTGGTGGTGCAGGGCGGGGAAGTGTGGAAAAGCGAAGCGTGGGAGGCGTTGGCGACGTGGCGGCAACACCCGAGTCCGGTGGCCGTGCTGATCGTGCAGGCCGAAAAGCTCGACCAACGGGGCGCGGCCGTGAAGCGGCTGATGGCGAGTGCGTGCGTGATCGAATGCAAGTCACTGTATCCGAATCAAGTGCCCGATTGGGTGCGAATCGAATGTCAGCGGCGCGGCAAACCGATCAGCCAAGATGCGGCGCGGCTGTTGGCCGATGTGGTCGGGACCGAGCTCGGCGCGCTCGATCAAGCGCTCGAGAAATTGTTCCTCTATTGTGGCGACAAGCAATTGATCGAGGCGACGAGTGTCGAGGCGGTGATCCTCGAGACCTCGCAGCGGACCGTTTTCGAATTCGCCGCCGCCGTCGGGGCCGGTGAACCGACGGCGGCGTGCCATTTGTTGGAGCGGCTGCTGAGCGGCGGCGAGAGTCCCGTCATGTTGCTGAGCATGTTGGCGCGCCATTGGCGTCTGCTGGTGCGGGCGCGCGCGTGGCAAGAGCAGGGTGGGAAGGACAAGGCCCCGCTCGCCCAGACATTGAAGGTGCATCCGTTTTTTGTCCAAGAATATGCACGCCAAGCCGCGCAACGGCCATTGCCTGCCCTGGCACGCGGACTGCGCCAGATCGCCGCGACCGATCGCGCGCTCAAACGCACCCGCACTCCAGGCCGGAGCGTGCTGACCCACTGCGTGTTGGCGTTGAGTGGGAAGGAAAGTCCCGCACTGTGAGAATGCTTCAAGCCGCTTCGTCGATTGTATAATTCGGAAACATGATGACGGGAGGGTGGCCCTTCAGCGCTTCAGCGCGCAAGCAACTTTTTGCGCGAAGCGCCGATTAGGTGCGGGGAAGAGGTGTTGTGATATGGGCCCAAAATTGTCACCGCTCAGGCCGGTCGGCCCCGTGGCGGATTACACCAGGGCGGCACTTTCACGGCTCGCGCCCATTGGTTCATGGTTGGATGGAGTTGGCGTCGTGCGCCACCCACGACAGCTGCCGGCTGCCTGGCGAACGACTCCGAGTGCTCGCCCCCCGTTTTTACTACCACGACGGATTCGGCGTGGGCTTGGCGCCGGATGGCAACTGATCACCACCCAGGCGTCACCATTATTCCCTGGGACATGTCGTTACCTACTGCCGCCGGAACCGGTGTTAGCCGCGGTGCTCGATGCCACCGTATACAGCGCCCTCCTCGCCACAGGTATTGTGACCCATCCGCGCGAGACACTCCTGCCGGTGGGTTTTTGCCTGCAGCGGCAATCGGCAGTTGACCAGCTATACGCTTTACTCCATGCCTATTGTCCCATTCCATTGAGCAGCGATCAGTGGGCGGACACCCCCACGATCGATGGGGGATTGCTCATTAATGTCGACGGAACCACATTCATTCTCCATCAGGAAGCGCTCGCATATTCTGAACTCTCGCCGTCGGATTTGGAGGCCTTTGCGCGACTTGGACTCATTGCCGTTCGGCGCGCGACGCGCACGCTTACGGCACCCGCTCCGCAAGTGGCATTTCAAAGGCGGCCCAGGGCGCGCGAGTCATTGGATCTTGAAACATTCGCCATTGCTGTGATCGAACGTTGGAGTGCGAACCCCATCCTGCCCGTGGTTCCGGAAGCGGTGATTGCATCACCGCAGTGCCAAACCTATCCGCAATTATGTGCGTGGCTCATGGAGCATCGGGCGTGGCTTGAATGCCAAGAGGTGGAGCGCATGCGGTCGCTGCTCCGTCAGTTGGAGGTCGCCGACGCGACCAGCCAACAACAAGGAATTCTCGA from Deltaproteobacteria bacterium includes:
- a CDS encoding leucine--tRNA ligase; this translates as MQHQYNPHAIEAKWQAYWEAHQTFRTPTDPALLRQRPKYYILDMFPYPSAAGLHVGHPEGYTATDVIARMKRMQGFNVLHPMGWDAFGLPAERAAVRENQHPATITQRNVDNFRRQIKRLGFSYDWSREVSTADPAYYRWTQWIFLKLYERGLAYMAEVPVNWCPALGTVLANEEVKDGRYVETGDPVERQLMQQWMLKITVYAERLLADLGEVDWPEGVKEMQRNWIGKSIGADITFTIADTPHTFTVFTTRPDTLFGCTYCVLAPEHPLVAQVTTPAQCSAVEAYVAASRQKTDLQRTDLARDKTGVFTGAYAVHPVTGAPLPLWVADYVLLSYGSGAIMAVPAHDDRDHAFATRFGLPIVEVITGGKQSVQEAAHPGDGVAIHSQFLDGLPVAAAQQKMIEWLEAHRKGQARVHYRLRDWLFSRQRYWGEPFPILHAADGTLIPVAPEDLPVALPPVDEYRPTADGQPPLARADGAWRQVALPDGRVALRETNTMPQWAGSCWYYLRFLDPQNTSAPWSAEAEQYWMPVDLYVGGVEHAVLHLLYARFWHKVLYDCGLVHTKEPFQKLFNQGMILAYSYRDAKGKYYHPRDVEQRDNRPVLRTSGEPLEAQIEKMSKSKQNVVSPDEVIDQYGADAMRLYELFMGPLEQVKPWQMDGVEGVNRFLGRVWRLIVDERTGALAERLVDSPSASAPALWKVLHQTIQKVTDDTAQLRFNTAIAQMMIFLNAASGVERIPREIAKDFVRLVAPYAPHLAEELWERLGEATSIAHAPWPVSDAALCADERMTIVVQVNGRRRDAIAVEKTATADDVRRLAMTEKVTLAIGGAAIARVVYVPNRIVNIVLQ
- the holA gene encoding DNA polymerase III subunit delta: MITLSELDQQLRRGDIAPLYLVVGAEAYLRRTAVQRIAQALAKAAGSVVTPQRFDASALTATELVARAQSDDLFAARQLLVVQGGEVWKSEAWEALATWRQHPSPVAVLIVQAEKLDQRGAAVKRLMASACVIECKSLYPNQVPDWVRIECQRRGKPISQDAARLLADVVGTELGALDQALEKLFLYCGDKQLIEATSVEAVILETSQRTVFEFAAAVGAGEPTAACHLLERLLSGGESPVMLLSMLARHWRLLVRARAWQEQGGKDKAPLAQTLKVHPFFVQEYARQAAQRPLPALARGLRQIAATDRALKRTRTPGRSVLTHCVLALSGKESPAL